The nucleotide window TATGGGATCACGTTACCATTTGCCTTATGGCGTGTCAAAATTTTGGTCTTGCTAAAGCATATATGAAACGGCTAAGAAATAAATTGTGtaaataattgtatttattttcttttgtatcGGTCAGGAGAGATAGGTTTCGAAATTTTAAGGTATTTTAGTTAgttaaaactaatatatattttagtttataaaagaaCGAGTCATCGAAAAGACAAAAGCTTACCCGAGGGGGTAGAGTAGATACGCGTTTCGTGACTAAGGCAAATAGGTCAAAATAAGCACTGAGACGACGATGgagagagataaagagagaTTTCGCCAGCACCAACGTCGAAGTTTCTCATGGCATTCATTCAACATTACGTGATCCTCGAAGAAATCTCgtacatataaaaattaaataaatcgaACGTCATGTACAACACCATTGCAAGAGAGAATTATTTCCAAAACGAAACTTGAGCACAAACTGCCTGATTTGTTTTCTGTGTaatggagaagaggagaagaaagagatgaTAACGGAGGCAGAGATGGAGGCAGCTCAATATCTGATGGAGCTAAGCGACGAAGAGACTAGTCTCGAAATAACAAAGAAGGAAGATTGAAGAAATATTCGGTAAAGATGATATTTATCAAGATCAATGCACGAAAGAAATGGTGATCGTGGAGTAATGtcaccaaagaagaagaagaagtttagGACTCTCGAGAGCATTTACAAGGCGACACGACCTATATATCAGAGTCGAGATAATAAGATGATGAAACAACATTCTTAGGTTTGAAgtctttttgtgacaaaaaaaaaaaaaaaggtttgaagTCTTTAGAATTCTGTTATTACATAATGATTCTTGCTTGAGCATATACATGACGACGTGACAAGATATCAGGACCCGTCACTGGATGATGAAGCAACTAGTGAAGCTTAGGGATCTGTTATTacattatcattttatttgCTAACTTTTGTAAATAGTGCGAAGAATATGAATGAAGGCTAAATGGTTTATAATGATATAATCAGTCATTGCACGTCATTTTATTAAACAATGTACGTGAACGAGGTAAGAACCGATCGAGAGAGATAAAAGATCAACTGATTATGATCGATGACTCACGGCTATTAGCTTTCCAACGCGTAGAAGTCTTTtgttagtaataataataagcgTGTTGGGGTTTTATATTGCACAGTTGATACTCTACCAACTATTTTGTACCTTTATAAGTTTTTATCAGTTGTCCCATAATCGTAATAACAGAAATACTAATTCTGGAATGTAGTCGACGAggtttacatatataaaaacaaatatatgtatTGACAATTACGTTTGTGTTGTATATGCCACTCGTGGTAATATGTGTGCGCTCGCACAGCCAAgttgtttcaactttcaaaaaaagcTAGTAAATATATAGAACGTTGGTTGAAGTATCTTGTCCATATCATCATAGTTTAAGAACGCCTTCGTGTCGTTGTGTTGTTCACTGTCTTCGGGTTCTTCCTTATGTTCCAGTATTGGCTCGTTTCTATTTTCAGATTCTTCAAATTCATATACTAATAATCGCTATCATATGGTATCAATTGTTTTACGTACTTCCTTTTTTTGTCAGTAAACTAAGTttagaagttttattttttgttaatatatactTTGTAAACCTCAACATTCATttcttgaataaaaaaaaaaggttaagaaCGTCAGGTCAATTTTAGAATTGCAAGAAAGCAGCTAACActtcatcaaaataaaataattactttGTAAGATCAATTCATATGTGAAAGCTACAACCAACGAAAACAGGATAAGAAAAGGTTTTCCGACAAGAAAGTCTACCAAAGACAGAGAGACCTGGCTTGCCTCCAGTTCACGCCTTCGCTTTTGGCTTTGTATTCATGTGGAGGCAgcaatacaaaatattattcatttcagcaaaacataagaaaaaaaatgaataaagagCGTAaactaaattttctaaattttagaaaccataaactaatttttttctttttctttcgcAATCAGTTTTTTCAGCAACGATAAtctgaaaaaaacaaatggCTGATAAACCAAGTGGCAAAAACTCCACTAGTGTACAAAAccatactacattaaacatctgtCAATGAAACAGCTGTTTCGAGTTTTTTCAACACAAAGTTGGTAATAAACTCAGCGAAGATCCTGAAAAGTTTCATGAAGAGCACATGTTCAAGATCTTAGTACGGCTTTGTGGACCATGGTTTCCTTGTGAATCTGGTGGCAACTCTTCTCAACAAGATCCAAGAGCTTCTCCAAATTCACTGCCCACGAGTTGAGAATCTCGTTGCTGTCCTTTGCGATCTGGAAACACACGACTCCTGATGGTCTGTCTATTTTCGCAATCAGTGCTTTCGACACTACCATCTCTGAGAGATACTTCTCCGCCTCCTGAGAAATTATTCCACAACCAATCACAATTTGTATAACGAGCTTAAGTAAGAAGCGCATGATACAACCAGAGAGAACAAGATCAATTACCTCAATGCTTAGGCATAAAAGCTCTGCAAGTCTCCTCAACGTTATCCTGGAGTAGTACTTTGAGACAACGAGAATATTCTGCAGATTACAAAgagaaaatcaaaaaattaatgACAGCGACTGACGTAGCCAACAACAATGATTCTCAAGGAGAGACTTACATGTTCAATGATTCTCAGCTTCAGATCTTCACCAGCCTTGTCACCCAAAGAGCCTCCAATCAggcttttttctttctcaaactCATCCTTGTATTTGTTCCAGAGAGCTGTCCATTGAATAACCTCCATTGTCACTACCTGTTTCAGAAGCATCCTgcaaccaataaaataaaacacacaagACACACTACTCAGAAGCCATAGAAGCAAACGGTAAATGAAATTCAAATTTATGGAGAAAGAAAAGTACTTGAAATCAGGAATCTCTGATAAattcttatcctccaacgtTGCATTGAGCAAGCTTGATTGCATTGGATCATGAGGTGCCAAGACCAAGAACCAGCAGATCTTCCTCAGGACCTATTGTTTGAAGAACAAAGAGACGTTATTCTCAGACTAACCATAGAATGTATATTATACTAAACACAGAATCAATGCTTGACGCTTACGGGAATCCACTGCTCTGGGGTTTCTTTTACAGAAGGGATGTCATATATTGCCTTGTAGCTACGGCAGATTTCGAGGTACTCATTGTTATGAGAATAATACCTACATTGTTgagtattaaattattaaaattgtacATCAGAACACAAATCAAGAACAGC belongs to Brassica napus cultivar Da-Ae unplaced genomic scaffold, Da-Ae ScsIHWf_128;HRSCAF=227, whole genome shotgun sequence and includes:
- the LOC106384920 gene encoding 26S proteasome non-ATPase regulatory subunit 12 homolog A-like, producing the protein MGESGNLEASVDRLLNEEKQMRLAENVAGTRKAATEILQLCFEAKDWKLLNEQILNLSKKRGQLKQAVQSMVQQAMQYIDQTPDIETKIELIKTLNNVSAGKIYVEIERARLTRRLAKIKEEQGQIAEAADLMQEVAVETFGAMAKTEKIAFILEQVRLCLDRQDYVRAQILSRKINPRVFDADTKKDKKKPKEGENIVEEAPADIPSLLELKRIYYELMIRYYSHNNEYLEICRSYKAIYDIPSVKETPEQWIPVLRKICWFLVLAPHDPMQSSLLNATLEDKNLSEIPDFKMLLKQVVTMEVIQWTALWNKYKDEFEKEKSLIGGSLGDKAGEDLKLRIIEHNILVVSKYYSRITLRRLAELLCLSIEEAEKYLSEMVVSKALIAKIDRPSGVVCFQIAKDSNEILNSWAVNLEKLLDLVEKSCHQIHKETMVHKAVLRS